Proteins from a single region of Sporosarcina sp. P33:
- a CDS encoding NRAMP family divalent metal transporter, with amino-acid sequence MNEEKLGLTQDLERKKATRGVLLGAAFLMATSSVGPGFLTQTTVFTEQLAASFGFVILISLLLDVFAQMNIWRVIAVSGLRGQEIANKVVPGLGFVLAFLIVAGGLAFNIGNVAGAGLGLNAMIGIDPIKGAVISAVFAILIFVVKEAGKVMDKVVAVAGVVMILLVVFVAFKTSPPIGEAIVGTFKPSEISFFAIVTLVGGTVGGYITFAGGHRLLDAGIKGIDSVPLVTRSSVTGIAVTGIIRVALFLAVLGIVSQGLQIDPDNPPASVFQLGAGELGLRLFGVIMWVAAITSVVGAAYTSVSFIRSFHPTIEKYHNWIIILFIVVSTSTFAFVGKPVTILLLVGALNALILPLALGTLLVAAYKKNIVGEYKHPLWLTIGGVIVVIVMGVLSIMTLIEQIPLLFS; translated from the coding sequence ATGAACGAGGAAAAGTTAGGTCTGACACAAGATCTTGAACGGAAAAAAGCAACCCGCGGCGTCCTGCTTGGTGCCGCATTCTTAATGGCGACGTCGTCTGTCGGACCTGGCTTCCTGACACAGACGACAGTTTTCACAGAGCAATTGGCCGCGAGTTTTGGTTTCGTTATATTAATTTCATTGCTTTTGGATGTCTTTGCACAAATGAATATTTGGCGGGTGATTGCCGTCTCCGGATTACGCGGACAGGAAATCGCCAATAAAGTGGTTCCGGGCCTCGGGTTTGTGCTCGCTTTCCTCATTGTCGCAGGGGGGCTTGCGTTTAATATTGGGAACGTGGCGGGTGCTGGTCTAGGGCTTAACGCGATGATTGGTATCGATCCTATAAAAGGTGCGGTGATCAGTGCCGTGTTTGCCATTCTCATTTTCGTCGTAAAAGAAGCGGGCAAAGTAATGGATAAGGTCGTTGCCGTTGCCGGTGTAGTTATGATTCTGCTGGTCGTATTCGTTGCGTTTAAAACGTCTCCGCCAATTGGTGAAGCCATTGTAGGGACATTCAAACCTTCAGAAATCAGTTTCTTCGCAATTGTCACACTGGTCGGCGGAACAGTCGGTGGCTATATTACGTTCGCCGGCGGACACCGTTTGCTGGATGCGGGCATTAAAGGAATTGATTCGGTGCCGCTCGTAACAAGAAGTTCTGTTACAGGGATCGCTGTGACAGGCATCATTCGGGTGGCTTTATTCCTGGCAGTGCTTGGCATCGTTTCGCAAGGCTTACAAATTGATCCTGACAATCCGCCGGCATCTGTGTTCCAGCTGGGCGCAGGAGAGCTTGGGCTGCGATTGTTCGGCGTCATTATGTGGGTAGCTGCGATCACGTCTGTCGTAGGGGCGGCCTATACATCGGTTTCATTTATCCGCTCATTCCACCCGACGATTGAAAAGTACCACAACTGGATTATTATTTTATTCATAGTCGTATCTACGTCGACGTTCGCATTCGTTGGAAAGCCGGTTACTATTCTATTATTGGTCGGTGCACTGAATGCGCTGATACTGCCGTTAGCGCTTGGCACATTGCTTGTTGCGGCGTACAAGAAGAATATTGTCGGCGAATATAAGCATCCGTTATGGCTGACTATTGGCGGCGTAATTGTCGTGATCGTGATGGGTGTGCTGAGTATTATGACGCTGATCGAGCAGATTCCATTGCTCTTTAGCTGA
- a CDS encoding competence protein ComK, whose protein sequence is MKNRTESVITPGTSLVYPYYNETGKLCAVLLKDGEFVRVDKSPTDVIDVSMQYFGSSLQGGIAGARSMLGRISMSPVMINEKLDMYWFPSKSPSSDDCVWFSLSHILTYMPIAKDRTKIIFRDGTIFTLDCSYDSFEWKHQRTCMYKNGLEAQINFMADNVKKSYKTYLIRRNRKRGNYEVSDE, encoded by the coding sequence ATGAAGAACAGAACGGAATCCGTGATCACACCGGGGACCAGCCTGGTTTATCCGTACTACAATGAAACAGGAAAATTATGTGCCGTGTTGCTGAAAGACGGAGAATTTGTGCGTGTCGATAAAAGTCCGACAGATGTAATCGATGTCAGTATGCAATATTTCGGATCCAGTTTACAGGGCGGAATTGCCGGAGCAAGATCGATGCTCGGCAGAATCAGCATGTCGCCTGTCATGATCAATGAAAAGCTGGACATGTACTGGTTCCCCAGCAAGTCGCCGTCAAGCGATGATTGTGTATGGTTTTCGCTCAGTCATATTTTGACGTATATGCCGATTGCCAAGGACCGGACGAAAATCATTTTCCGGGACGGCACGATTTTTACTTTGGATTGCAGTTACGATTCATTTGAGTGGAAGCACCAGCGCACATGCATGTACAAAAATGGTCTGGAGGCGCAGATTAATTTCATGGCAGACAATGTGAAGAAAAGTTATAAAACGTACTTGATTCGGAGAAATCGTAAACGGGGAAATTACGAAGTGTCTGATGAATAG
- a CDS encoding putative hydro-lyase — protein MSEYRSMKPQQIRKWIREQKITGQTSGMASGYTQANLVILKQEHALDFLLFCQRNPKSCPLLDVTEPGSYRPARLAKDADIRSELPSYRIYKDGVLAEEVNDITEYWEDDMVGFFIGCSFTFEAPLLAGGIPIRHIEENRNVPMYKSSIECKKAGIFEGPTVVSMRPMNAQDAIRAIQITTRFPDVHGAPIHLGDPSLIGIDDISAPDFGDAVTVNEGEIPVFWACGVTPQAVAMQSKPSIMITHSPGCMFISDMLDSELSVL, from the coding sequence ATGAGTGAGTATCGTTCAATGAAACCGCAGCAGATAAGGAAATGGATTCGTGAGCAGAAAATTACCGGACAGACTTCTGGAATGGCTTCAGGCTATACACAGGCGAATTTAGTCATATTGAAACAAGAGCATGCACTCGACTTTCTGCTGTTTTGCCAGCGCAATCCTAAGTCATGTCCGTTATTGGATGTGACAGAACCGGGTTCATACCGTCCCGCCCGGCTAGCAAAAGATGCAGATATCCGCAGCGAACTGCCGAGTTACCGTATTTATAAGGACGGTGTGCTGGCGGAAGAAGTAAATGATATTACAGAGTACTGGGAAGACGATATGGTAGGATTTTTCATCGGATGCAGCTTCACATTTGAAGCACCGCTGCTTGCTGGCGGGATTCCTATTCGGCATATCGAAGAAAATCGAAATGTGCCGATGTATAAAAGTTCTATTGAATGTAAAAAAGCAGGAATCTTTGAAGGGCCGACCGTAGTAAGCATGCGGCCGATGAATGCGCAGGACGCGATTCGGGCGATTCAAATTACGACTCGTTTCCCGGACGTCCATGGCGCGCCGATCCATCTGGGCGACCCGAGTTTGATAGGAATTGACGATATTTCCGCACCTGACTTTGGGGATGCTGTGACTGTCAATGAAGGGGAGATCCCGGTATTCTGGGCGTGCGGCGTCACACCGCAGGCAGTCGCGATGCAAAGCAAGCCGTCCATTATGATTACACATTCTCCCGGCTGCATGTTCATCAGTGATATGTTAGATTCTGAGTTAAGTGTATTATAA
- a CDS encoding sigma-70 family RNA polymerase sigma factor gives MENRNFENFEEVMEQYEPMISSIIRKLNIYRDFDAFRQTGRIALFQAWSRFDESKGNFTPFAYRSIYGALLDDLKKENRFGLVNTPVESSTIEQMEQIDCSADPNSELHEILTDLPLEERQLLFMLYVDNKTQAECASFFGLSVPGVKKRRERLMKKLRQQLTDNRSLEI, from the coding sequence TTTTGAAGAAGTAATGGAACAATATGAACCGATGATTTCATCCATCATACGCAAATTAAATATCTACCGGGATTTCGATGCATTCCGCCAAACAGGCCGCATCGCCCTGTTTCAGGCATGGTCACGCTTTGATGAATCAAAAGGAAACTTCACCCCTTTCGCCTACCGGTCAATCTATGGCGCTTTGCTTGATGATTTGAAAAAGGAAAATCGTTTCGGTTTAGTCAATACGCCAGTGGAAAGCAGTACAATCGAGCAGATGGAACAGATTGATTGTTCGGCGGACCCAAACAGCGAGCTGCATGAAATACTCACCGATCTGCCGCTGGAAGAACGGCAGCTGCTGTTCATGCTTTATGTTGATAACAAAACCCAGGCAGAATGCGCATCTTTTTTCGGCCTCTCCGTCCCCGGCGTGAAAAAACGCCGCGAAAGACTGATGAAGAAACTTAGACAGCAATTAACAGACAATCGAAGCTTAGAAATATAA
- a CDS encoding LamB/YcsF family protein gives MVKVDLNSDLGESFGRYTLGEQDEILKYVTSANIACGFHAGDPSVMRQTVQLAIDNGVKIGAHPGLPDLVGFGRRNMSITPQEAYDMVVYQIGALQAFLAVHDEPMQHVKPHGALYQMASKDKEIAKAIAQAVYDVSPSLVLFGLADSELTRAGEELGLVTAHEVFADRTYQSNGMLTSRLQDDAMITDQEKSAEQVIRMVKEGKVRSQQQTDVDLRADTICIHGDGEHAVEFAKYITDRLSGEQITITAFSGREDAK, from the coding sequence GTGGTAAAAGTAGACTTAAATAGTGATTTAGGAGAAAGTTTTGGAAGATATACATTAGGAGAACAAGATGAAATATTGAAATACGTTACATCTGCAAACATCGCTTGCGGATTCCATGCCGGTGATCCTTCCGTGATGCGTCAGACGGTACAGCTTGCGATCGACAACGGGGTAAAAATCGGCGCACATCCCGGATTGCCTGATTTAGTCGGATTTGGCCGCAGAAATATGAGCATTACCCCGCAAGAAGCGTATGACATGGTCGTGTATCAAATTGGCGCATTGCAGGCATTTTTGGCTGTACATGACGAACCGATGCAGCATGTGAAGCCGCATGGCGCGCTTTATCAGATGGCGTCGAAAGATAAAGAAATTGCGAAGGCTATTGCACAAGCAGTGTATGATGTCTCGCCCTCACTCGTATTATTCGGCTTGGCCGACAGTGAATTGACGAGAGCGGGTGAAGAGCTGGGCTTAGTGACTGCCCATGAAGTATTTGCTGACCGCACGTATCAATCAAACGGCATGCTGACGTCGCGCTTGCAAGATGATGCAATGATTACAGATCAGGAGAAGTCCGCTGAGCAAGTCATTAGGATGGTGAAGGAAGGGAAAGTGCGTTCACAGCAACAAACCGATGTTGACTTGCGCGCAGATACGATCTGTATCCATGGTGACGGAGAGCATGCGGTGGAGTTCGCAAAATATATTACGGATCGCTTAAGCGGCGAACAAATTACGATAACTGCTTTTTCTGGCAGGGAGGATGCTAAATGA